The Anolis sagrei isolate rAnoSag1 chromosome Y, rAnoSag1.mat, whole genome shotgun sequence genome contains a region encoding:
- the LOC137095333 gene encoding uncharacterized protein, whose product MYPQLKAIDNERSTLVPQATSLTTPTASDTSPGESKKSPLIDLASASRWLQNITEEFLRDSPIAGRTRSHSNPNPKITFQLPLRSMVQYVQEIDNKGELTLTPKTTYQHVPFTTSDLLNWKSNNPPYTENPQPLINLCETIMASHQPDWSDCQQLLQALFTSEERRRILNQGTQLAQTYAAEKTSYNPIEWAAGAFPLTNPNWDPNISREMEYIVRYREFLMEALKKGPQKVINLKKIQEVMQGKDESPGAYLERLLEAYRKYSPYDPESKDGSALLNTSFVTQSAPDIRRKLQKQDGFAGMNLSQLIEIATKVFIHRDEAEKRERKKIREEDHKIFLNLLDERDKLKESESGNRRKRGMWQKERRGGRGMPLGRHQCAICRQEGHWKNECPSAQGTVGIQRGMPSQRGHWRGRGRGGGHQGGYANLVPGARYGEKREEEFVGMVGLGEDWTE is encoded by the coding sequence ATGTACCCACAGTTAAAAGCCATTGACAATGAAAGGTCAACCTTGGTTCCTCAGGCAACTTCTTTAACCACACCAACAGCTTCTGATACCTCTCCTGGGGAATCTAAAAAGTCACCTTTAATAGATCTAGCATCTGCAAGCAGATGGCTTCAGAATATAACAGAAGAATTTTTGCGAGATAGTCCCATAGCTGGAAGAACTAGAAGCCATAGTAATCCAAACCCAAAGATTACTTTTCAATTGCCTTTAAGATCAATGGTCCAATATGTACAAGAGATAGATAACAAAGGAGAATTAACCCTAACTCCAAAAACCACTTACCAGCATGTGCCTTTTACCACTTCAGATTTGTTAAATTGGAAGTCTAATAATCCTCCTTATACTGAAAACCCTCAGCCACTTATAAATTTGTGTGAAACAATAATGGCTAGCCACCAGCCAGATTGGTCAGATTGCCAACAGCTATTACAGGCTCTCTTCACATCTGAAGAGCGAAGAAGAATCCTTAATCAAGGAACCCAACTAGCACAGACATATGCTGCTGAAAAGACAAGTTATAATCCCATTGAATGGGCTGCAGGGGCATTTCCTTTGACAAATCCAAACTGGGATCCTAATATAAGCCGAGAGATGGAATATATAGTCAGATACAGGGAATTTTTAATGGAAGCTTtgaagaagggaccccaaaaggtgaTCAACCTCAAGAAGATACAGGAAGTAATGCAAGGAAAAGATGAAAGTCCAGGTGCTTATTTAGAGAGATTATTGGAAGCTTACCGAAAGTATAGTCCCTATGATCCTGAATCAAAAGATGGATCTGCATTATTAAATACTTCATTTGTTACTCAATCAGCCCCAGACATTCGTAGAAAGTTGCAGAAGCAAGATGGGTTTGCAGGGATGAATCTGTCCCAGTTAATTGAAATAGCTACCAAAGTATTCATCCATAGGGACgaagcagaaaaaagagagagaaagaaaataagagaggagGATCATAAGATTTTTTTGAACCTTCTAGATGAAAGAGATAAATTGAAAGAATCTGaaagtggaaacagaaggaaaagaggaatgtggcagaaggaaagaagaggaggacgagggATGCCCCTGGGAAGACACCAGTGTGCCATTTGTCGTCAAGAAGGTCATTGGAAGAACGAGTGCCCATCTGCTCAAGGAACGGTAGGAATACAAAGGGGAATGCCATCCCAGAGAGGACATTGGAGAGGAAGAGGCCGGGGAGGAGGCCACCAAGGGGGATATGCTAACCTGGTTCCTGGGGCTAGatatggagaaaaaagagaagaagaatttgTTGGGATGGTTGGATTAGGAGAAGACTGGACGGAATAG